In the Paenibacillus pabuli genome, one interval contains:
- a CDS encoding extracellular solute-binding protein has product MLNVGKRNTRNLIWIISVVLVMSVVLSACGSQEAGQTSGSGRSNADDPLEVSIMTITPSAVPAADDNVIKRAIEEATNSKMSIQWVSNNIYSDKLNLTLASGDIPDLIMINDPFGSTFTKMVKQGAFWDISPYIQEYPNLSKGIPNIAWETTKSADGNNYGIPRPRPVTGDSFFIIRKDWLDKLNLRVPETTDELFEVMKAFVEQDPDGNGQPDTTALAAYVSPDDLGWGGNLGPVLGAIENSFIGSNSSWKWDETEGKLIYRELLPEVRESLQYLTKAYSSGMMPEDLLSLKLTQARELFKRNQAGIIVDKTGTMRKIYADDLKKVDPSFKYTDFYPLTNLNGYNPKGSGYNGILAIPASVSEEKMKRILQLVDTWMNPEVFEIQQFGIEGTHYELVDGKKVASTEKLTADNASDFNHIVNVIDLPWDTTGETEEETQANELFKKVEAERNKTSVADLSAGLQSETGQKILPELNKKIQDLKAKIILGREPIEAWDTFVESLRNDPNVQAMSDEMTEAYKKRNGQ; this is encoded by the coding sequence ATGCTAAACGTGGGGAAACGTAACACCCGTAATTTGATCTGGATCATATCCGTTGTGTTGGTCATGTCTGTCGTGCTTAGTGCATGCGGAAGTCAAGAAGCGGGACAAACGAGTGGAAGTGGCAGGAGCAATGCCGATGATCCACTGGAAGTTAGCATCATGACGATTACACCCAGCGCGGTTCCTGCGGCTGATGACAATGTAATCAAACGCGCTATTGAAGAAGCAACGAACTCGAAAATGAGCATTCAGTGGGTTTCGAATAATATTTATAGCGACAAGCTGAACCTGACGCTCGCTTCCGGCGATATTCCTGATCTAATCATGATTAATGATCCGTTTGGAAGTACTTTTACCAAGATGGTCAAGCAAGGTGCGTTCTGGGATATTTCGCCCTATATCCAGGAATATCCGAACCTGAGCAAGGGCATTCCCAATATTGCCTGGGAAACAACCAAGTCAGCAGACGGCAACAATTATGGCATACCGCGCCCTCGCCCGGTGACGGGAGATTCCTTTTTCATTATCCGCAAGGACTGGCTCGACAAATTAAACCTGCGGGTGCCTGAGACGACAGATGAACTATTCGAGGTCATGAAGGCATTCGTGGAACAGGATCCTGATGGCAACGGACAACCCGATACCACAGCGCTTGCTGCTTATGTCAGTCCGGATGATCTGGGTTGGGGTGGCAATCTCGGCCCGGTGCTAGGTGCCATTGAGAATTCTTTTATCGGAAGCAACAGCAGTTGGAAGTGGGATGAAACAGAGGGGAAACTGATATACAGGGAGCTGCTGCCCGAGGTGAGGGAGTCCCTTCAATATCTGACGAAAGCCTACAGCAGCGGTATGATGCCAGAGGATCTTCTGTCGCTCAAGCTGACGCAGGCAAGAGAATTGTTCAAGCGCAATCAGGCCGGCATTATTGTGGACAAGACAGGCACGATGCGCAAAATCTACGCCGATGATCTGAAGAAAGTCGATCCTTCCTTTAAGTATACGGACTTCTACCCTCTGACCAATCTGAATGGCTATAACCCCAAAGGATCGGGTTACAACGGCATTCTGGCGATTCCTGCAAGCGTATCGGAAGAGAAGATGAAACGGATTCTCCAACTCGTCGATACCTGGATGAACCCGGAAGTGTTCGAAATTCAGCAGTTTGGGATTGAAGGTACCCATTATGAATTGGTCGATGGCAAAAAAGTAGCAAGTACCGAGAAATTAACGGCAGACAACGCCTCGGATTTTAATCATATCGTTAACGTTATTGATCTGCCCTGGGATACCACGGGTGAGACAGAAGAAGAGACCCAGGCGAATGAACTATTCAAAAAAGTGGAGGCCGAACGGAACAAAACGAGTGTAGCCGATCTATCTGCTGGTCTTCAATCGGAAACTGGACAGAAGATTCTGCCCGAATTAAACAAGAAGATACAGGATCTCAAGGCGAAAATCATTCTGGGTCGCGAGCCCATCGAAGCTTGGGATACCTTTGTGGAGTCTTTGCGCAATGATCCGAATGTGCAAGCCATGAGTGATGAGATGACGGAGGCTTACAAGAAGAGAAACGGACAATGA
- a CDS encoding carbohydrate ABC transporter permease, whose amino-acid sequence MAVSGTDRMVVVPKQNYQLQRVRNKTSDLLYSIFRYALVIGISFIILYPLFLKISVAFKDKQDIYNPTIYMIPQHFTLDNIRLAAQVMDYLPLLANTLLFVTITTLLTAISCALAGYGFARFTFPGSNILFVLVILTILVPTSTLMVPMYLHFRSFDFLGIIQLFTGREGVNLLNTYWPSMITAATAGGLKAGLFIYIFRQFFKGMPKEIEEAALIDGAGGFRTFARIMLPNAISPLITVILFSFVWQYNDTFYSALFMSESPLISLKVASLPAQANQLIPQLMGFGSNSGMKADPNYVAMIVDTGILLAIAPLIILYLFVQRYFVESIERSGVVG is encoded by the coding sequence ATGGCTGTGTCGGGAACGGATCGCATGGTGGTGGTTCCGAAGCAGAATTATCAACTGCAGCGGGTGCGAAACAAAACATCGGACCTCCTGTATTCCATATTTAGATATGCATTGGTCATCGGTATTTCATTTATTATTTTGTATCCGTTATTTCTTAAAATCTCGGTTGCGTTCAAAGATAAACAGGACATCTATAATCCGACCATTTATATGATTCCCCAGCATTTTACGCTGGATAATATCAGGCTGGCGGCACAGGTAATGGATTACCTGCCCTTGCTGGCGAACACCTTGCTGTTTGTGACCATAACAACGCTTTTGACGGCGATATCCTGTGCGCTTGCTGGATATGGATTCGCCCGCTTTACTTTTCCAGGCAGCAATATACTCTTTGTACTGGTGATTCTCACGATCCTGGTGCCGACAAGCACACTGATGGTTCCGATGTATCTGCATTTCCGGAGCTTCGACTTTCTGGGCATCATTCAGCTGTTTACGGGCAGAGAGGGGGTCAATCTGCTGAACACCTATTGGCCTTCCATGATAACGGCAGCGACCGCCGGAGGGCTGAAGGCAGGGCTGTTCATTTATATTTTCCGCCAGTTCTTCAAGGGTATGCCCAAAGAGATTGAAGAAGCTGCGCTGATCGACGGTGCGGGCGGGTTCCGTACATTTGCCCGGATCATGCTGCCCAACGCCATTTCACCGCTGATCACGGTCATTCTGTTCTCCTTTGTGTGGCAGTACAATGATACGTTCTATTCGGCGCTATTTATGAGTGAAAGTCCGCTAATCTCGCTGAAGGTGGCTTCATTACCCGCTCAGGCAAACCAGTTGATTCCTCAACTGATGGGTTTTGGCTCGAATTCCGGCATGAAGGCTGATCCGAACTATGTGGCCATGATCGTGGATACAGGCATTTTGCTGGCGATTGCGCCGCTCATTATTTTGTATCTGTTTGTACAGCGTTATTTCGTGGAGAGTATTGAGCGTTCTGGCGTTGTGGGTTAA
- a CDS encoding NHL repeat-containing protein, with amino-acid sequence MARTVKRWLVLLAAVSLLLVNAVPAAASPAPYESYNYNSWREAVPSPDAYLPQRTISGSDLGIGEFKDPGDVNVSPSGQIYILDSGNSRIVVLDPDYKLLRVVDGFTREGSKETFNVPGGLFVDEEERIYIADTGNSRVVVLDAEGQLDQIISKPESDILATDFQFQPLKLTVDHVGRVYVVAQGVYEGIMQFDETGKFIGYVGTNKVERDYGEYIWRMFSTKAQRAQMVLFVPTEFSNADIDHKGFVYATNIDPGSNEPIKRLNPSGEDVLKRFGYFDVKGDIRFRNNTGPSKLIDVKVLGNGMYSVLDATQNRVFTYDDEGHLLYIYGGKGNQVGTLKTPVAIEQSGDHQLVLDRGKSNLVVYEPTRFGTNVNEAVALHYQGEDTEAVHIWQEVLKLNANYDIAYIGIGKSLLMEKKNEEALGYFELGMDRKSYSVAFKRYRREMMKEHFGTFLTAGIALIFILILTRVAVKWRRRRQIDREAGLH; translated from the coding sequence ATGGCACGCACAGTGAAAAGATGGCTTGTTCTCCTGGCGGCAGTATCCCTGCTGCTGGTGAATGCCGTGCCTGCGGCGGCCTCCCCGGCGCCGTATGAAAGTTATAACTACAACTCCTGGAGAGAAGCTGTTCCATCGCCGGACGCCTATCTGCCTCAGCGAACGATTTCGGGCAGCGATTTGGGCATTGGGGAGTTCAAGGATCCTGGGGATGTGAACGTATCTCCATCCGGTCAGATCTATATTTTGGATAGCGGCAACAGCCGGATTGTTGTATTGGACCCAGATTATAAGCTGCTCCGAGTTGTGGACGGATTCACGAGAGAAGGCAGCAAGGAGACATTTAATGTTCCTGGTGGACTGTTTGTGGATGAAGAAGAACGGATCTACATCGCTGATACGGGGAACAGTCGGGTCGTTGTTCTGGATGCTGAGGGGCAACTAGATCAGATCATCTCGAAGCCCGAGTCGGATATTCTGGCGACCGACTTTCAATTCCAGCCGCTGAAGTTGACGGTTGACCATGTGGGACGGGTCTATGTGGTGGCTCAAGGTGTCTATGAAGGGATTATGCAGTTTGACGAGACGGGGAAATTCATCGGATACGTCGGCACCAACAAGGTGGAGCGGGACTACGGCGAATATATCTGGCGCATGTTCTCCACCAAGGCCCAGCGGGCACAGATGGTCTTGTTTGTACCGACCGAGTTTTCCAATGCGGATATCGACCACAAAGGATTTGTCTATGCAACAAATATCGATCCCGGCTCGAATGAGCCAATCAAGCGCCTCAATCCGTCCGGAGAAGATGTGCTGAAGCGGTTTGGTTACTTTGACGTCAAAGGGGATATTCGGTTCCGCAACAATACGGGTCCATCCAAGCTTATTGATGTGAAAGTGCTGGGCAACGGAATGTACAGTGTGCTGGATGCGACGCAGAACCGGGTGTTCACTTACGACGATGAGGGTCATTTGCTCTACATCTATGGCGGCAAAGGCAATCAGGTAGGCACGCTCAAAACACCCGTTGCCATTGAGCAATCCGGCGATCACCAACTGGTTCTTGACCGGGGGAAGAGCAATCTGGTGGTCTATGAGCCGACACGCTTCGGAACAAACGTGAATGAGGCGGTTGCTCTTCATTATCAGGGTGAGGATACGGAGGCCGTGCATATTTGGCAAGAAGTACTGAAGCTGAACGCCAATTATGATATCGCTTATATCGGTATCGGCAAATCCTTGCTCATGGAGAAGAAAAATGAGGAGGCTCTCGGTTACTTCGAGCTTGGCATGGACCGCAAGAGTTATTCGGTGGCGTTCAAAAGATATCGGCGGGAAATGATGAAGGAACACTTCGGTACGTTCCTGACCGCTGGCATTGCACTAATATTCATTCTGATCCTGACCCGGGTGGCGGTTAAATGGAGACGGAGGAGGCAGATTGACCGTGAAGCAGGATTACATTAA
- a CDS encoding DUF5696 domain-containing protein, with product MIKRQRLYTVLASGAAVILIAAGLLYINNRGVPAVEATAYLEATTEAIPAETDSLTYLTDTSQGVPGMQLVAEDQGLALYYNEETTEIAVRDGTGGEIWYSNPKERTQDGLASAYEKEVLSSQLNVSFRDAMGTLENFPNFSSSIANKQFVAANVDGGIRITYTLGDTSLGIDALPRLISKQRLEEKVLSKLDATAARYASARYYPTKNNPDVLERLDGQISKQLVLNKMLDAFETAGYTADDLAFDNQENGVAGGGASDKPSFVIPVEYRLDQGSLVVTVPLSQVEESGQYRIRSMDLLAYFGAADTKGEGYMFVPDGSGSLIHLNNGKVKEEQYVQRVYGADPNDNSLSRPQVSESAHMPVFGLKNGEHAWFAVIEKGDGMASISADIGGRQNSYNHVHATFSLRGEDELEMYSSQKMQEIQLLSEEPFRGDIQVRYHFLHGEDASYSGMARLYQQQLVDGEVLKPLEEQTELPFYVSVLGAVDQKASFLGVPYRTTLAMTTYEQAGEMAAKLQQEGVSRVMMRFQGWFGGGFSHHTPTQVKLDREIGSRSELQELSAQLQQSGGALFPDVAFQRIYHDDWRFAPSSDAARFVTKETAELYPYSPALNRMDQSKDSYYLLSAAKLPYVVSEFAGNIVKLELGGLSLRDLGQVLTSDYRDSRVIHRETAKNIVKEQLGKLQQEYPSMMLSSANAYAWRYARHVVDVPQGSSRFNITDEEVPFYEMVIHGYMSYAASPINTSGDQDLRKQLLRSLELGAAPHFQWTHEPSSRLKLTNYDSAYAAAYEDWIDDAIALYKEANEVLQELGNQQISGHERIQEGVVRVTYSGGASILVNYNDDPVTVDGVTVGEADYAVEGVSR from the coding sequence GTGATCAAAAGGCAACGATTATATACGGTGCTGGCCAGTGGTGCAGCTGTGATCCTGATTGCAGCCGGACTGCTGTATATCAACAACAGGGGCGTACCCGCTGTAGAAGCAACGGCTTATCTGGAAGCGACAACGGAGGCCATACCAGCTGAAACGGATTCCCTGACATATCTTACGGACACCTCACAGGGTGTGCCAGGCATGCAATTGGTCGCTGAAGACCAGGGGCTTGCGCTTTATTATAACGAGGAGACGACCGAGATCGCAGTGCGTGACGGGACTGGCGGAGAGATCTGGTACAGCAATCCAAAAGAACGCACGCAAGATGGTCTGGCTTCGGCTTACGAGAAAGAAGTCCTGTCGTCCCAGCTAAACGTCTCGTTCCGTGATGCGATGGGTACTCTGGAGAACTTTCCGAATTTTAGCTCCAGTATCGCCAACAAACAATTTGTTGCTGCCAATGTGGACGGGGGAATCCGGATTACCTACACACTTGGAGATACCTCACTCGGTATCGATGCACTGCCCAGATTGATTAGCAAACAGCGCCTGGAGGAGAAGGTTCTATCGAAACTGGATGCAACAGCCGCAAGATATGCTTCTGCCCGTTACTATCCAACCAAGAACAACCCGGATGTTCTAGAAAGGCTGGATGGACAAATCTCGAAGCAGCTTGTCCTGAACAAGATGCTGGATGCCTTTGAAACAGCGGGTTACACCGCAGACGATCTTGCTTTTGACAATCAGGAAAACGGAGTCGCAGGCGGTGGCGCATCGGATAAGCCAAGCTTCGTCATCCCGGTGGAATACCGGCTGGATCAGGGCTCGCTGGTGGTGACCGTACCCCTGAGTCAGGTCGAAGAGAGCGGTCAATACCGTATTCGCAGCATGGATCTGCTCGCTTACTTCGGTGCTGCGGATACGAAAGGCGAAGGGTATATGTTCGTGCCTGACGGGTCAGGCAGTTTGATCCATTTGAACAACGGAAAAGTCAAGGAAGAGCAATATGTACAGCGTGTATACGGAGCAGACCCTAACGACAATTCGCTCAGTCGGCCCCAGGTCAGCGAATCTGCGCATATGCCTGTATTTGGCCTCAAAAACGGGGAGCATGCCTGGTTTGCCGTGATTGAAAAAGGGGACGGTATGGCCAGCATATCTGCGGATATCGGAGGCAGGCAGAACAGTTACAACCATGTCCATGCTACCTTCTCCCTGCGGGGTGAGGATGAACTGGAGATGTATAGCTCACAGAAAATGCAGGAGATTCAACTCCTTAGTGAGGAGCCTTTTCGCGGAGATATCCAGGTCCGATATCATTTCCTGCATGGGGAAGATGCCAGTTATTCCGGTATGGCCCGCCTTTATCAGCAGCAGTTGGTGGATGGGGAAGTGCTGAAGCCGCTGGAAGAACAGACAGAGCTGCCGTTTTATGTGAGTGTGCTCGGTGCAGTCGACCAAAAAGCCTCTTTTCTTGGCGTGCCTTATCGGACCACACTAGCGATGACAACGTATGAACAGGCTGGCGAAATGGCAGCAAAGTTACAGCAGGAAGGTGTGAGCCGCGTAATGATGCGGTTTCAGGGTTGGTTCGGTGGTGGGTTCAGCCATCATACGCCGACCCAAGTGAAGCTGGACCGTGAAATAGGCAGTCGTTCCGAGCTACAGGAGCTGTCTGCCCAGCTGCAGCAGTCCGGGGGTGCACTATTCCCTGATGTGGCATTCCAGCGGATCTATCATGATGACTGGCGTTTTGCGCCATCTTCCGATGCAGCCCGGTTTGTAACCAAGGAGACGGCTGAATTGTATCCTTACAGTCCTGCCCTCAACCGAATGGATCAGAGCAAGGACAGCTATTATCTGCTCTCGGCTGCCAAGCTTCCTTATGTGGTCAGCGAATTTGCCGGGAACATCGTGAAACTGGAGCTCGGCGGCTTGTCACTCCGTGATCTTGGGCAGGTTTTGACCTCCGATTATCGGGATAGCCGTGTAATTCACCGGGAGACGGCCAAGAACATTGTGAAGGAGCAGCTTGGCAAGCTGCAGCAGGAATATCCGAGCATGATGCTGTCATCAGCGAACGCCTATGCATGGCGATATGCACGTCATGTGGTAGATGTGCCCCAGGGCTCCAGTCGATTCAACATTACCGATGAGGAAGTTCCTTTTTATGAAATGGTCATTCATGGATATATGAGCTACGCAGCGTCTCCCATAAATACGTCAGGAGATCAGGATCTGCGCAAGCAGCTGCTGCGAAGTCTTGAGCTTGGTGCAGCACCGCATTTCCAATGGACTCATGAACCATCATCCAGGCTGAAGTTGACGAATTATGATTCGGCTTATGCTGCTGCATACGAAGACTGGATAGACGATGCAATTGCACTGTACAAGGAAGCGAATGAGGTGTTACAAGAGTTGGGGAATCAGCAGATTAGCGGGCATGAACGAATTCAGGAAGGTGTGGTCCGGGTCACGTACAGCGGCGGTGCGTCTATCCTTGTAAACTACAATGACGATCCGGTAACTGTAGACGGAGTAACGGTTGGCGAAGCAGACTATGCAGTGGAGGGAGTGAGCCGATGA
- a CDS encoding ABC transporter permease, translated as MSVTEQHLSTHKGKQTSSKRNKRTKWLSALRRDRSLYLLALPGILFFLVFKYIPMWGIVIAFQDYSPFRGIQGSEWVGLQHFTTLFANPDFALLFRNTLAISLLNLILFFPFPILISLGLNELRNVTYKRLIQTVIYMPHFLSWVIIAGLTLLLFAKGTGLVNELFVLWGWPRVDILTNPDSFWIMVTLQAMWKEAGWGTIVFLAAMASVDTQLYEAARMDGAGRLRQIWHITLPAIRSVIIVLLILRLGDIMEVGFEQIFLMYNGAVSEVAEVFDTYVYRTGIEQGDFSYSTAVGLFKSVVGLVLVVVANRLVKRMGQEGVY; from the coding sequence ATGAGCGTAACCGAGCAACACCTTAGCACACACAAGGGAAAGCAGACTTCATCCAAAAGAAACAAAAGGACGAAATGGCTCTCCGCGCTGCGGCGCGATCGATCGTTATATTTGCTCGCTCTGCCGGGCATCCTGTTCTTTCTCGTTTTCAAATATATTCCGATGTGGGGCATCGTCATTGCGTTCCAGGACTATTCCCCCTTCCGGGGAATTCAGGGCAGTGAGTGGGTTGGATTACAGCACTTTACCACCCTGTTTGCCAATCCGGACTTTGCCTTGCTGTTTCGAAATACACTGGCAATCAGCCTGCTGAATCTGATCTTGTTTTTTCCATTTCCGATTCTGATCTCGCTGGGGCTCAATGAGCTGCGTAACGTGACGTACAAGCGATTGATTCAGACGGTGATCTATATGCCGCATTTCCTCTCCTGGGTCATCATTGCGGGACTGACACTCCTTCTGTTCGCCAAGGGGACGGGACTGGTCAACGAGCTATTTGTCTTATGGGGCTGGCCAAGGGTGGACATTCTAACGAACCCGGACAGCTTCTGGATCATGGTTACCTTGCAGGCGATGTGGAAGGAAGCCGGCTGGGGAACGATCGTGTTTCTCGCTGCCATGGCAAGTGTTGACACCCAGCTGTATGAGGCGGCACGAATGGATGGGGCAGGGCGGCTGCGTCAGATCTGGCACATTACGCTCCCTGCCATCCGGAGTGTTATCATCGTGCTTCTCATTTTAAGACTGGGGGACATCATGGAGGTGGGGTTCGAGCAAATCTTCCTGATGTACAACGGCGCTGTATCTGAAGTAGCTGAAGTGTTTGACACTTATGTATACCGTACGGGTATTGAGCAGGGAGATTTCAGTTATAGTACGGCAGTTGGACTATTCAAGTCCGTGGTCGGACTGGTACTCGTAGTGGTTGCAAACCGTTTGGTGAAACGCATGGGTCAAGA
- a CDS encoding GrpB family protein, with the protein MTNKYKGRKGKYSMKEEVVISEYDPSWVEDYHVERNKIMRVLTEICVDFEHIGSTSVPGLGAKPLIDMMAGVRDLNNVQAVHMEALGELGYEYVPKLDFPARLFFRKGKWRAGTHHLHVYKYKSVEWKEHLLFRNALRRDAEVMQEYYALKKKLEQQFRHDRVGYTAAKASFIQSIIQKDRLYEE; encoded by the coding sequence ATGACTAATAAATATAAGGGACGGAAAGGTAAATATAGCATGAAAGAAGAAGTGGTTATATCCGAATATGACCCAAGTTGGGTAGAGGATTATCACGTAGAACGCAATAAAATCATGAGGGTGCTGACAGAGATCTGCGTGGATTTCGAACACATCGGGAGTACGTCTGTGCCAGGTCTGGGCGCGAAACCATTAATCGACATGATGGCAGGAGTACGTGATTTGAACAATGTACAAGCAGTACATATGGAAGCATTGGGAGAACTGGGATACGAGTATGTGCCTAAGCTGGATTTTCCAGCGCGTCTATTTTTCCGAAAAGGAAAATGGAGAGCAGGTACGCACCATCTTCATGTGTATAAGTACAAGAGCGTGGAATGGAAGGAACATTTGCTGTTTCGCAATGCTCTTAGGAGAGATGCCGAAGTTATGCAAGAGTATTATGCGCTGAAAAAGAAGCTGGAACAGCAGTTCAGACATGACCGTGTTGGATACACCGCTGCTAAGGCTTCTTTTATTCAATCCATCATTCAGAAGGACAGGCTGTACGAGGAATAG
- a CDS encoding glycosyl hydrolase, with the protein MTEQKISSALVNQDATSEARELMKYLVKSYGTAVLSGQQEYSNLNWINENTGRKPAVIGFDLMEYSPSRTERGATSEEIRDMIAWHQQGGIVTLCWHWNAPSHLIDEPGKEWWRGFYTEATTFDLASALAHPESEEYALLIRDIDVIAGHLQELKDVGVPVLFRPLHEAEGGWFWWGAKGPEPAKQLYRLLYDRLVNKYELGNLIWVWNSEKPEWYPGDDVVDIVSVDVYPEAGNHDPLAERYENLRKLVNDSKMIALAENGSIPDPQQMEEQGIYWSWFCTWTGEFLRGGQHNTVGFLKEVYNSDYVVTLDQLPQWSWK; encoded by the coding sequence ATGACGGAACAAAAGATAAGCAGTGCTTTGGTGAATCAAGATGCGACTTCCGAGGCCAGGGAACTGATGAAGTACTTGGTAAAGAGTTATGGGACAGCAGTACTTTCGGGTCAGCAGGAATACAGCAACCTGAACTGGATTAACGAGAATACGGGGCGGAAACCTGCTGTGATTGGGTTTGATCTGATGGAATACTCACCTTCAAGGACAGAGCGGGGCGCGACTTCTGAGGAAATACGGGATATGATTGCATGGCATCAGCAAGGCGGAATCGTGACCTTGTGTTGGCACTGGAATGCACCGTCCCATCTGATCGATGAACCCGGCAAGGAGTGGTGGCGGGGATTCTATACAGAGGCCACGACGTTTGATCTTGCCTCCGCGCTGGCTCACCCTGAATCGGAAGAGTATGCGTTGTTGATCAGGGATATCGATGTGATCGCCGGGCATCTGCAAGAACTTAAGGATGTAGGCGTGCCCGTGTTATTCCGCCCGCTTCATGAAGCGGAAGGGGGTTGGTTCTGGTGGGGAGCGAAAGGACCTGAGCCTGCCAAGCAGTTGTATCGTCTGCTGTATGATCGATTGGTTAACAAATATGAGCTGGGCAATCTCATCTGGGTATGGAATTCGGAAAAGCCGGAATGGTATCCGGGTGATGATGTCGTGGACATTGTGAGCGTGGATGTATACCCGGAGGCAGGGAATCATGATCCACTTGCAGAACGTTACGAGAACTTGCGAAAATTGGTGAATGACAGCAAAATGATAGCACTTGCCGAGAATGGCTCCATTCCTGATCCACAGCAGATGGAGGAGCAGGGCATTTATTGGAGCTGGTTCTGTACCTGGACAGGTGAGTTTCTGAGGGGCGGACAGCATAATACTGTGGGTTTCTTAAAAGAAGTGTACAACAGCGACTATGTCGTAACTCTGGATCAGCTGCCACAGTGGAGTTGGAAATAG
- a CDS encoding carbohydrate ABC transporter permease: MRTLRLSLKSRRALLGLAFISPWLIGFIFLFATPLLQSIRFSFSNLSVAPGGYVLDFVGLKNFKDALLVDATFNRILIDSVGAMVLNVPMILFFSLFTATLLNQKFKGRTLARAIFFLPVILASSAVAAAESAGLINLMGDASAVESTADGGASFNVVSIVRMLANVGLPMAYVDYIVEAIMRIYEIISSSGVQILIFLAALQSVPGSMYEVAKIEGATAYESFWKITFPMVSPLILTNVIYTIIDSFAGSPVTQAIYQTAFKTQNFGLSSAMSWLYTLVIGLVLLVVGWVLSRRVHYN, translated from the coding sequence ATGAGAACCCTGCGTTTATCGTTGAAATCACGAAGAGCACTGCTCGGTCTTGCGTTTATCTCGCCGTGGCTGATTGGCTTCATCTTCCTCTTTGCCACACCGCTCCTGCAATCGATCCGGTTCAGCTTCAGCAATTTGTCGGTGGCTCCAGGAGGATACGTTCTTGACTTTGTCGGTCTGAAAAATTTTAAGGATGCACTTCTCGTTGATGCCACCTTTAACCGGATCCTGATTGATTCGGTTGGGGCCATGGTGCTGAATGTGCCCATGATTTTGTTTTTCAGCCTGTTTACGGCGACACTGCTCAACCAGAAGTTCAAGGGCAGAACCTTGGCACGAGCGATCTTCTTCCTGCCTGTTATTCTGGCCTCCAGTGCGGTAGCAGCAGCTGAATCCGCAGGATTGATCAATCTGATGGGCGACGCCAGCGCTGTTGAATCGACGGCTGACGGAGGGGCTTCGTTCAATGTGGTTTCCATCGTCCGGATGCTGGCTAATGTTGGACTGCCGATGGCCTATGTGGATTACATCGTGGAAGCCATCATGCGAATTTACGAGATCATCAGCAGCTCGGGCGTTCAGATTCTGATCTTTCTCGCCGCCCTGCAGTCCGTACCCGGTTCCATGTACGAAGTAGCCAAAATTGAAGGGGCAACAGCCTATGAATCCTTCTGGAAAATTACATTTCCGATGGTCAGTCCGTTGATATTGACGAATGTCATTTATACAATTATTGATTCATTTGCCGGAAGTCCGGTCACACAAGCCATCTATCAGACGGCATTTAAGACCCAGAATTTTGGACTAAGCTCGGCGATGTCCTGGCTGTACACGCTGGTGATCGGCCTTGTGCTGCTCGTCGTTGGGTGGGTACTGTCACGGCGGGTGCATTACAACTGA
- a CDS encoding YIP1 family protein, with product MKQDYIKFPLHLIFHPIDAYWDLKSDNRGRMLVAFSALALTIIMMTLQKQYAGFLVNYIDPRTINSIVEIVTVAVPFFLWCTANWAVTTLMEGEGKFREIFLATGYSLVPIILIYAPMIVISRFMVQEETAFYYLFNSIAFFWFLLLLFIGMMTVHQYTVIKTIITMLLTLIVMGIIVFLGALVFSMLQQLYEFGYNIYRELIFRT from the coding sequence GTGAAGCAGGATTACATTAAGTTTCCGCTGCATCTCATTTTTCATCCCATCGATGCTTACTGGGATCTCAAGTCGGATAACCGGGGCCGGATGCTTGTTGCTTTTTCGGCACTGGCGCTCACCATCATCATGATGACTTTGCAAAAGCAATACGCGGGATTTCTCGTCAATTACATCGATCCGCGGACAATCAACAGCATCGTGGAAATCGTAACGGTTGCGGTGCCGTTCTTCCTGTGGTGCACGGCCAACTGGGCTGTAACGACCCTGATGGAAGGGGAAGGCAAGTTCAGGGAAATCTTTCTTGCGACAGGATACTCGCTGGTTCCGATTATTCTGATCTATGCCCCGATGATTGTCATCAGCCGGTTCATGGTGCAGGAAGAGACTGCGTTCTATTATCTGTTTAATAGCATCGCGTTCTTCTGGTTTCTGCTGCTCCTGTTCATTGGCATGATGACGGTGCACCAGTACACGGTGATCAAAACGATCATTACGATGCTGCTGACTCTCATTGTAATGGGGATTATCGTATTCCTCGGAGCGCTCGTGTTCAGTATGCTGCAGCAATTATATGAATTCGGTTATAACATATACCGCGAGTTGATTTTTCGGACCTAA